Genomic segment of uncultured Tolumonas sp.:
ATTTAGAAGCGGGTTTAGGCATGATTGAGCTGGAGCACACCGCCCGACAATTACTGCAAAACGGCCAGTTCGAAGACTCGGAAGAAGAGATCCCGCTGGTCATGGAAGAGTTCTATCCTGACGGACCAGTTCACGATGACAAAACGGCTGTTTTCACTCATCAGATAGCCAGTGAACAGCCTATTCAACAGCGGAGAAAAACAACGTTAACGCCTAAATTGGGGAATCAGGCTAATACAACAAATTAAGTTAACTACAAATACTCATGATTAAGAATCAGCAAGTCGTTCAACTAATTGCATCATCGTATTAAGTAATAGTTTCCGGTCAGTATCATTCAATCTGGCTAGTTGCTGACTTAATATAATGCTTTGCTCAGTAGGACGATTGCTGGTTTCACGTAGGAAATCAGTTAACTCACAGTCAAAAAGTTGAGCCAATTCAGCCAGTCGGACAATGGTTGGCACCACAATACCTCGCTCCATTCGGGAAACAG
This window contains:
- a CDS encoding helix-turn-helix transcriptional regulator, yielding MTEINIELLTKTIGKAIARQRQQKAMTQEEVAEYLNIGMEAVSRMERGIVVPTIVRLAELAQLFDCELTDFLRETSNRPTEQSIILSQQLARLNDTDRKLLLNTMMQLVERLADS